Genomic window (Alnus glutinosa chromosome 9, dhAlnGlut1.1, whole genome shotgun sequence):
atcaagggtggccaaatttaaaaattaaaaagaaaaattaaaaagttttcaattttttttaaattaaaatatttgtttttttaaaagaaattaaaaaataataataatttacaggagtatttttgtcttataaaaaaattgtaaggtcatatttgtatttttgctaGCCTTAAgagatattgacaattttttggtagatttttttgggggggagggggggacattgtcttaattaaaattttgagagagacattatcaattgagtagtagtttgaagAGGTTTGTGgactttttcttaaaaaaaataaataaatcataagtttttttttaaaaaaaataaaatgaatgatGGTGGCCAAGGAAGATTCCATAGTGGGTTGCGGGGTGGATCTCCCCCACccccattatttttttaacttaatcaatattactttataatttttaaatgatattaatagACATACGGGACACATAGCAATTGTTGATTGGTTTGGCATAAAGCACCGTTAAGCTTTTAGACAAAAGTAACAACTATGTTCATAAGATATCcacaaatatttatttgtgACACTTTTGCAAATTAAAGTGACCATTTGATAACGAGTCAAAGCACGTGTCCTAAAAATTCAATCTAATTATCGGtccaaaaatttaatttttagtcCTCAATTCTTTAGTTATTTGGAAATTTATTTGTGTAATCAGGATTTAGAATCTTCTCGGGAGAGCCCATTGCTTGAGACAGGTTGGCATGATAGCCAATTAGCCCAATCATTTACGAAATACCTGTACTCAGCAGTGCTCGACTACAAGAGAGCCCAACCTGAAgtccatggagagagagagagagagacgtgggTGGCAAGTTAAGTCAAATGGTAATGATAATCGTTTAAGGAGAATGTAACTGATGTGCACCATTCCATAGATAGAGAATGAGTTTCACATTAAATTCATGTGGTGAAATTTATATGAGACTcactttatatttttaagactttgcaTAACAGTTGTGCaaagaattatttttcattgtttAAATCCAACTGACATAATTttgttatgagaaatgatttctacactcatttctcacaacagccccacaacaagctgacgtggctggtaatattttattattttttttgttttctttttacaaaaaaaataataaaatattaccagccacgtcagcttgttgtggggctgttgtgagaaatgagtgtagggatcatttctcttttgttattgtgaaaaataaatcttaatttaaaggaaaaatatatatatatatatatatatatatatatatatatatatatatatatatatatatcatactcaaattatcatttaattgttaatattttcttaaattactaattgtgtcaatatcttcattcaaactaccaaaaaatgtcaatgtcgctcataagaccaacaaaataagacaaaaatgtccttatgaattaaaaaaaaaactataaaaaaaaattatttttttaaaaaacaaattaaagaaacaaattaaagaaaaaaattaaaaacaaaaaaagaactattttttaaaaaaaaaaaaattaaaaaaaacaaacaaaagaaaataaaaccagtttttattttttattttataactttttgttattttattttattttaataattttatgaataatatttttgtcattaggaagAACATTAagattttttagtagtttgagaaaaaatattaacataattgatagtttgagaggaaTGTTGATAATTaaatagtagtttgaggaggatatgtctatttttctctaatttaaaTAATGAAATGAGATTCTTAAACCCGTTACACTTTAAAAACTCTATACCTTCATTCATTTAATAgaaaagatatatattatactttaGTTTCATTTCATTAATGTCACTATTAAttggtttttgaattttatttttaacaaatattaatttaagaGTTGATCGTCATTGTTACGtcagtaaaataaaataaaagtaatgtttctttcattttattatttatttaaatctaaATAAATGAATGAGAAATGTGTAGACATTTGGTGGCTTTATCTCCTCTggattcttgttctttttttatatgtacCCCACTTTAATTAATGGGAAATGATTCAACCCAATCCAAACAATATCTTGTTTTGTTAACTCTATCTCTTTTAGGatcttcctccttttttttttttcttttttttttttattattattattttatatttttcgtaCACCAATTAGCGGACCAGGATTCAACACGTACGTCACTCTCCAATACAATAATAACAATCCCGCGTTCACACTCTGTCACAAATGCGGTCGATGACTTGTGGATCAAGGTACCCTATTCATCTGCCACGTAGACACAATGATAAGTTCCACTTGGTTCCAACAGGAGCATAATACTATTTCGGTCAGCCATGAAAAGGGCTGGCGGCCGATCATTTTGTCTTGCTGTCTGTCTGAGTGTGTTTCCCAGAAGGTTCAAAACCCTGAAGATGGTTCCTTTAGGGTTCGTTTAATAGGAACCCATTATCGATCCCCTATCTTCTTTATGCCTGCAGGCTGCAGATACTCGGTCTTTACTCCATTGATACTTGGATTTCTCCAACGCCCAGATCTCCAATTCTTTGATTACCCACGATTTAGTTTCAGcatattcttttattattgtcTTTTCCTGACCAGTATTCTTTCTTGGCAACCAAAAGCTTCTTTTTCTAAGTCGTAGGTATCAGAACTTCATATTACAGTCGGGTTTCTTGGAAGTCAAATACTTGGGTCTTTATGGATACCCTTCTTGAACGATTTCCAAGATCCATGAATAAATTCACTTTCCACCATGGCTCAGTTCCCCTGTTTTCAAATGATCATAATCCTGTAAATCGGTTTGATCAAGTCAGTAATGAATTTGTCAATACGACGCCTATCCTTCCAGCCAATTCACAAGAATCTAGTATTGATTCAAGTGATCCATCTGACAGTGGTGACTTCTCCAATGTTTTCCTCAAGTACATAAACGAGATGCTTATGGAAGAAGACCTGGAGACTAAGCCATGCATGTTGCAGGACTGTCTGGCTCTCCAGGCTGCTGAAAAATCATTGTATGAAGCCCTTGGTCAGGAATATCCTCCATCGTCCCATCAACTCCATTCTTGTAATTTCTACCAAAACATCGACAGCCCAGACAGCGCTGATAGCAGTAAGTCCCTTCCAAATGGCAATATTCGTGAAATCATTGATTTGGAGAGCATTCCACCAGTGCCTCCGGAGAAAAACAGGGATGTGGTGGCCAAGGCCGAAAAGAATCGGATCGGGGACTCCTCAGCAAATGGATCAAGGGGAAAGAAAAATCATCAGCGGCAGGATGGAGACGatcaagaagaaggaaggaaCAACAAGCAGTCGGCGGTTTATGCGGGAGATTCCGCACCACTAGACATGTTTGATAAGGTATTGTTGCTTTGTAATCGTGGAGACGACAACTCTACTTCATGCGGTCCTCATGAATCTTCAGGAAATGGAGGAGGAAGCAGCAGAAAGTTGCAGCCTAATGGCAAAACAACTCGTTCGAAGAAACAAGGTAATAACAAGGGGGAACTAGTAGATTTATGGACTCTGCTTACTCAATGCGCGCAAGCTGTGGCAAGCGGTGACCAAAGAACTGGAAATGAACTACTCAAGCAGATTAGTCCCCACTCTTCTCCCTCCGGAGATGCAAACCAGAGATTAGCTCATTACTTCTCCAACGCCCTCGAGGCACGCTTGGCTGGCACCAGGGTGCCTGTTTATACACCCCATGTGAGTAATGGAACATCAGCTGCTGACATCTTAAAAGCTTACCAGGTATACGTTAAAGCATGCCCTTTCAAAAGAATGTCAAATTTCTTTGCTAATCGAACGATTAGGAAACTGTCTCTATCCCAGAAAGCAACAAGAATTCATATTATTGATTTTGGG
Coding sequences:
- the LOC133877135 gene encoding scarecrow-like protein 14; translated protein: MDTLLERFPRSMNKFTFHHGSVPLFSNDHNPVNRFDQVSNEFVNTTPILPANSQESSIDSSDPSDSGDFSNVFLKYINEMLMEEDLETKPCMLQDCLALQAAEKSLYEALGQEYPPSSHQLHSCNFYQNIDSPDSADSSKSLPNGNIREIIDLESIPPVPPEKNRDVVAKAEKNRIGDSSANGSRGKKNHQRQDGDDQEEGRNNKQSAVYAGDSAPLDMFDKVLLLCNRGDDNSTSCGPHESSGNGGGSSRKLQPNGKTTRSKKQGNNKGELVDLWTLLTQCAQAVASGDQRTGNELLKQISPHSSPSGDANQRLAHYFSNALEARLAGTRVPVYTPHVSNGTSAADILKAYQVYVKACPFKRMSNFFANRTIRKLSLSQKATRIHIIDFGILYGYQWPCLIQRLSERPGGAPKLRVTGIELPQPGFRPAERVEETGRRLQNYCKRFNVPFEFSVIAKKWETIQLEDLKIDRDELTVVNCLYRLKNLPDETMVANSPRDTVLKLIKRINPDLFVHGVVNGTYNAPFFVTRFREALFHFSACFDMFDANVAREDQQRLLFEKEIYGRDIMNVIACEGLERVERPETYKQWQVRNLRAGFRQLPLDQDILYQVKKTVKSEYHKDFVVDVDGQWMLQGWKGRITLALSFWQPA